The genomic stretch GGTGAGTTTATTGTGATAGAAATCTATCTCTTTAAGTTTCTTCAATTCCCAAATCTTCTCAGGAATAAAGGTGAATTCATTTCTATAAAAAATTAGATGCTCCAATTCTTTGAGCTCAGAAAAAGAGGGAGGAATATCGCTAATTTGGTTGATGCCTAGATTTAGACTTACTAGCTTTGTGAGTAATTCAAGGTTATCGGGTAGCTCAGTAATGCCGTTGGCACCAATATGAATACTCTCCAAGTTTTTAAGCTTTCGGATGTCTCTTTTGCTCAAAGTTTGAATTTGATTATAATTGAGCTTAATCTCTTTTAGACTGTCCATTTTTTTAATAAAACAGGGGATTCTTTTGATTTCATTTTTACTGAGATCAAGGTGCTTTAGTTGCTTTAATTTCCTGATGGATCTAGGAATTCTTTTTAATTTATTCTCTGATAAATCGAGATTGGTGATGCTGTGGTTCTTTTTAAAACTAATGCGTTTCAGATGGTTTGAACTTAGAATAATGGTTTCTAGGCTGTCAGATTCTGGCCATGTTTTCTTTTTGATCTTCTCAATTTGATTTCCATGTAAATAGATGATTTTGGTATTATGGAAACTCGTCAACTCAGGAGCTTTTTTTAATTCTAATTTGGAAAGATGAACTTGTTTAACAGTGTCTGGCTTTAATTTAAAAAACTCCTTCAATTTTTCCTGAATTTCAACTGCTCTCACACTATCTTCATATAGTCGTTGTGACATAAAGATAGAGTCATGTATAATTAGGATAGAATCTCTATTTTGTTGTGCTTGAGCAAAATTGGAAAAGGATAATGCAATTATAAAAAATCCAAGGATAAAAGAGTTAATCGACTTCATTTGGCTTTTCTTTTTTAAAATAAACAGTCACATTAATGAGTAATAAAAGGATGGCTAAGAAGACAGAAGAACGACCTAGATAATCACCATACTTCACATAAAAAGTAAGTTCTGAATTGGCTTTCATTGTGTGTTTTCGAGCATCTTGAACCCAATAAGCGGTAGCTTCCGTCACATCGCCTCTTTGGTTGATAAAACAAGAGATTCCAGTATTGGCAGAGCGAGCCACACTTCTTCTGGTCTCTATGGCTCTGAGCCTTGAAAATGCCAAATGTTGTTGATGTCCTGGAGTGTTTCCCCACCATCCATCATTAGTAATAACCATCAGGATTTGTGCACCATTCTTAACAAACTCGGTCACAAATTCGCCATAAATACTCTCGTAACAAATCAATGGAGCGGCGCCTATTCCTTGGGAAGAATAGAATACTTTTCTTTCGGTATCATAGCCTAAACTTCCCGCAGTACCTCCCAAATTAAAAGCCATAAATTGCAGTGGTTTTAGTAAGCTTTTAAAAGGCATTTTCTCGGGACCGGGAACCAGTTTGCTTTTGTGATAGGTGTCTTCCACTTTTTGATGATTCATTATAATGGCTGTATTGTATTCATCATAGATTCCTCCATTCTCTGTTTCGCGAGAAGTACTGGTAGCTTCATCTAGAAAACGATAAGTACTGCCACCTATCACCATTTTTAAATTTGGAAATTCAGTCATGAAATTTTGTAGTCGAGGAATGGATATTCCTTTCTGCATTCTGGCACCTACTGTCATGGAAGGTTCTTGAATTCCTTCTTGAATGGCAGATTCTGGAGCTACCCAAAACTGAGTTTCCTGAGAGATTAAAGGAATAGATAGTTGAATCATTCTATCGATAACTTCCTGAGGAGGGCTTAGAAACTGCTCACTCCATGGATCCATATTGGGCTGTACCACTACAACTTCGGTGTCTGTTCCTTTTTCAGTATAAGTTTGATATTGGTAAATGGAGAAAAGTAAAGGAGTCAGAATGAGCAGGAAAATAGGGAAGGAAGAGAAAACGAGTTGACTGGCTCTTGGTTTATCCTCCAATAATTTTTTTAATAATTTGTAAATTAGGATGTTTATGATAAGTATCCACCAAGTACCACCAAATACACCAGTATACTCATACCATTGTATAGCATATGAATGATTGGCAAAAACATTACCTAAATTCAACCATGACCAGCTTAAATCCCAATCCAGATGTAGGTATTCAAAAGCCACCCAAAAAATCGGAAGCAAGAAAATGGCATTTCTATTATGATGAAAATACTTTTTCGAAAAGCTAAATACCACCCACACCAAACTCATAAATAGACTATTTAAAACAATGGCCATTATGGCTCCAAATATGGAGGAGTTCCATATCCACCAAGTACTTAGTGCATTCCAAGTAAATAGAGCAATATAGGTATACAGAAAAATATTTCGCAATGGCTTTTTAGATTCTTTGCTTAGTTGATCTTCGATAAAAAACAAAGGAATAAAAGCAATGAAAATAAGAAAAGGGAAGCCATGAGCAGGCCAAGCCAAGCTTAATAATACTCCGCTAATGATAGATAATAATAACTTAGATTTTAGCATATAAATAGAATTTGTGCTAATGATGATGCAATGGATAATTAGTATGAATGCAAAAATAAGCAAACCTAACGATATGAGTAGTAAAAAATTGGAGCGACAGGGCAAACTCGTACTTTTATTTTTCTTATTTTTTTACTGAAGCTAGCTTCGTGCGTTTAAAACACACTCTATGATGCTAATTTTTTCGCACGGAAAACATACTGATGTTACAATCAGTAGAACTTTTCGCGCTAGCCTTTTATCTTAGATCGCTCTGTTTTCTTGTATCTGTAGCTTTATTATTAAGTATGAGTTTGCCCTGATACTAATTAATAATCGAAATCAGGTTTAAAATACCCGAAGCTCAGTTTGGTGTTTTTCGAGGTCGAGCAAACGACTTTTGGTTACTAAGCTACCAGAATAGCTACTCAACTGTCCTCTTTTTGTTAATAATCGGTGGCAAGGGATAATGATTTCTATTGGGTTTTGTTGGGCAGCATAGGCAATGGCACCACTAGTTTTCTTGTTGCTTATTTGTTTTGCTAACTCGCCATATTCTTGGGTGTTTCCGTAGGGGATATCTAATAAGATCCTCCAAACCTTCTTTTGGAAGTCACTACCTTCAAGGTATAGCTTACCCGTAAACTCAACTTTAGTACCAGAAAAGTATGCTTTTAGTTGTTCAGAAAATTCATTATTTGAGTTTGATTTTTTATCAAAGGCCTCCTCAGAAAAGCTTAATCTGGATAATGCAAAATGATTAAAGCTAAGCTTCAAGATGCCCAATTCGGTTTTTAAAAAGGATTCGTTTTTGATGCTTTTTAGTATCCTAAAAGCTTCCGTGGTGTTTTTTGCTTTTAATACTTGAGGGGGAAGGTCATGATTGGTAATGCCTCCGCTTCCCTCAATGGCAATCACCGTTTTGTTGTTTTTTATAAAATGATTCAGCAGTTGTTGTGAGCCAGCTCCACCGCCAATTAATATTCCAGCATCGGCCATTTGACTTATTTGGCTATGTTTGGCATAGCTGTCTTTGGTGAGGTAAAGCTCCGACACTATTTTTTTATCACTTGGCTTTTTGTGTTTTTCTATGACACAAATAGTGGTGATGGGGAAATCTCTCACAACTTCAAATGCATGAGCAAATGTTCCTGTTACATTCCCTGCGATTAATGATATTCCTTGCTTTGCAGCTGTTCTTCCTACTAGGCTTGCTGTTTTGGCATTCTTTTTAGAGCATTCCTTGCCATATCCTAAAATGGCCAATCTGATTTGAGTGTTGATCATGGTCTTTCCTCCTTCAACAAATATAAAGAAAAAAGGCATAAAAAAAGCTGCTGAATTATTGAAATTCAGCAGCCTATACTTTTTGTTTTTTTTTACTTAGTCTCAGCAAGAAGACTACCTTTTTTCTCAGTGGTTGATAAGAAAGCTTCGAGAACGAGGCTTAGTCTTTCTGAAAATCAAGGAGTCCCGATATTAATCATCAGGATGACTGTTTTCAGAAAGGCTATAACGATTTATCGGAGTTTTCTTGCAGCCACTACTTAGAATGGCATAAAAGTAATACCAACAGAAATAGGATAGGTTTCAGGTCCTTTGTTGGCTACAAATAATTTATTCAAACTATAGTAAGCATAGGCGTGAACCCATTTATAACCCACACGTGCTTGAACACCAAAACGAGTTGACTCTAGCTGATTCATGTCTTTTTGCTTCTCAGTGCTTCCATAACCTAAGGTACCATCCTCATCAAAAGCA from Lentimicrobium sp. L6 encodes the following:
- a CDS encoding leucine-rich repeat domain-containing protein, with protein sequence MSQRLYEDSVRAVEIQEKLKEFFKLKPDTVKQVHLSKLELKKAPELTSFHNTKIIYLHGNQIEKIKKKTWPESDSLETIILSSNHLKRISFKKNHSITNLDLSENKLKRIPRSIRKLKQLKHLDLSKNEIKRIPCFIKKMDSLKEIKLNYNQIQTLSKRDIRKLKNLESIHIGANGITELPDNLELLTKLVSLNLGINQISDIPPSFSELKELEHLIFYRNEFTFIPEKIWELKKLKEIDFYHNKLTKIPAQIGNAKKLEQIYLAYNQISQIPDTLFTLPNLIALYLHHNEIIMVPIGLTHLKQLLYLDLGYNRIFEIPDLSEMTKLIEIDLQENSLSEFPYELTEIKSLRKIYLMGNSFVMTDKERAEMEKLRTELLELDIRLFF
- the lnt gene encoding apolipoprotein N-acyltransferase, giving the protein MLKSKLLLSIISGVLLSLAWPAHGFPFLIFIAFIPLFFIEDQLSKESKKPLRNIFLYTYIALFTWNALSTWWIWNSSIFGAIMAIVLNSLFMSLVWVVFSFSKKYFHHNRNAIFLLPIFWVAFEYLHLDWDLSWSWLNLGNVFANHSYAIQWYEYTGVFGGTWWILIINILIYKLLKKLLEDKPRASQLVFSSFPIFLLILTPLLFSIYQYQTYTEKGTDTEVVVVQPNMDPWSEQFLSPPQEVIDRMIQLSIPLISQETQFWVAPESAIQEGIQEPSMTVGARMQKGISIPRLQNFMTEFPNLKMVIGGSTYRFLDEATSTSRETENGGIYDEYNTAIIMNHQKVEDTYHKSKLVPGPEKMPFKSLLKPLQFMAFNLGGTAGSLGYDTERKVFYSSQGIGAAPLICYESIYGEFVTEFVKNGAQILMVITNDGWWGNTPGHQQHLAFSRLRAIETRRSVARSANTGISCFINQRGDVTEATAYWVQDARKHTMKANSELTFYVKYGDYLGRSSVFLAILLLLINVTVYFKKEKPNEVD
- a CDS encoding methylated-DNA--[protein]-cysteine S-methyltransferase — protein: MPFFFIFVEGGKTMINTQIRLAILGYGKECSKKNAKTASLVGRTAAKQGISLIAGNVTGTFAHAFEVVRDFPITTICVIEKHKKPSDKKIVSELYLTKDSYAKHSQISQMADAGILIGGGAGSQQLLNHFIKNNKTVIAIEGSGGITNHDLPPQVLKAKNTTEAFRILKSIKNESFLKTELGILKLSFNHFALSRLSFSEEAFDKKSNSNNEFSEQLKAYFSGTKVEFTGKLYLEGSDFQKKVWRILLDIPYGNTQEYGELAKQISNKKTSGAIAYAAQQNPIEIIIPCHRLLTKRGQLSSYSGSLVTKSRLLDLEKHQTELRVF